In Helicoverpa zea isolate HzStark_Cry1AcR chromosome 3, ilHelZeax1.1, whole genome shotgun sequence, the following proteins share a genomic window:
- the LOC124646187 gene encoding uricase: protein MPWASINRIYAKPSNTSSMESPASSNFNAGPALTASADSGGRFELSDHGYGKSAVKLLHVQRDADFHSIREFEVFTELKLHSESAYVIGDNKDVVATDSQKNTVYLLAKKHGVKTPEEFGAVVVGHFLYMYKQVVEARCRVVEYPWERLQAGAPHNHAFVFSPTATRWCEVSQARHEAVTVKSGLSGLRVLKTTQSAFVDFVQDEYTTLSDAAERIFSTVVEAEWIYDNMRTADFDNAWLTVKDAILDKFAGPADIGVYSPSVQHTLYQAEKTVLEKVSEITWIKMTMPNKHYLNIDMSKFPANVTKGDPRHHIYQPIDKPAGLIYAQLRRRPKSHL from the exons ATGCCGTGGGCAAGCATCAACAG AATTTACGCGAAGCCATCAAACACAAGTTCAATGGAATCTCCAGCCAGCAGCAACTTCAACGCTGGACCAGCTTTGACAGCCTCTGCCGACTCCGGCGGCCGCTTCGAACTGAGCGACCACGGATACGGCAAGAGTGCTGTCAAGCTCCTCCATGTACAGCGAGATGCAGATTTCCACTCCATCAGGGAATTCGAAGTGTTCACGGAATTAAAATTGCACTCCGAAAGCGCTTACGTTATAGGTGATAATAAAGACGTGGTAGCAACGGATTCCCAGAAGAATACTGTGTATCTGCTTGCGAAGAAGCATGGAGTGAAAACGCCCGAAGAATTCGGTGCGGTAGTAGTAGGCCACTTCTTGTACATGTACAAGCAAGTAGTAGAGGCCAGGTGTAGAGTCGTAGAGTACCCTTGGGAGCGACTCCAGGCGGGCGCGCCTCATAACCACGCTTTCGTGTTTTCGCCGACTGCGACCAGATGGTGCGAAGTGAGCCAAGCTCGACATG AGGCAGTGACTGTGAAATCCGGATTAAGTGGCCTTCGTGTGCTTAAGACGACGCAGTCAGCCTTTGTGGATTTCGTTCAAGACGAATACACAACCCTTTCGGATGCTGCCGAAAGAATTTTCAG TACTGTGGTGGAAGCCGAGTGGATATACGACAACATGCGGACAGCAGACTTCGATAACGCTTGGCTAACAGTCAAAGACGCCATTCTAGATAAATTCGCGGGACCTGCAGACATCGGGGTGTACTCGCCTTCAGTGCAACACACCCTCTATCAAGCTGAGAAGACTGTGCTAGAAAAAGTTTCAGAG ATAACTTGGATCAAAATGACGATGCCGAACAAGCACTACCTCAACATCGATATGTCTAAGTTCCCCGCGAACGTTACGAAGGGTGATCCTCGCCACCACATCTACCAACCCATCGATAAGCCAGCCGGCCTCATCTACGCGCAGCTACGCCGTAGACCCAAAAGTCACTTGTGA